The proteins below are encoded in one region of Conger conger chromosome 17, fConCon1.1, whole genome shotgun sequence:
- the LOC133117049 gene encoding claudin-10-like, with translation MKKRLFQILGFLISTLGWLFVSCTMAMDYWRVSQIGGLGGSNIIKVAWYWSNLWKDCFIDSTAVVNCRDFPVLWNVTSYVQGVRGLLMFGLGFGFVAAILAFVGMECTNIGGSDKINDQVLFSGAIFHIAGGICDIAGYCLYINRIARTAFNPNLDPTSLRYDIGTPLFLGLVGSFLILTGAVFYLVTVYRVILPEPKVVYASKSYATPRNRSRTLYTGYYRPSQQSQRSTLSSESKSSELSNISQITDEKISDRDAFV, from the exons ATGAAGAAAAGATTGTTCCAGATTTTGGGCTTCCTAATATCCACACTGGGATGGCTCTTTGTGTCCTGTACCATGGCCATGGATTACTGGAGGGTCTCCCAGATTGGGGGTCTGGGTGGATCCAACATTATCAAAGTGGCCTGGTACTGGTCCAACCTGTGGAAGGACTGCTTTATCGATTCCACCGCTGTGGTCAACTGCAGAGACTTTCCTGTGCTGTGGAATGTGACAT CCTACGTCCAGGGAGTCCGAGGCTTGTTGATGTTCGGCCTGGGTTTCGGGTTTGTGGCCGCCATTCTGGCCTTTGTGGGGATGGAATGCACCAACATCGGAGGGTCTGATAAGATCAACGATCAGGTCCTCTTCTCGGGGGCGATTTTCCACATCGCCGGAG GCATCTGTGACATCGCCGGATACTGCTTATACATAAACAGGATCGCGAGAACTGCCTTCAACCCAAACCTCGACCCCACGAGCTTAAG GTATGACATAGGCACTCCTCTCTTCCTGGGGTTGGTGGGAAGCTTCCTCATCCTGACTGGCGCAGTGTTTTATTTGGTCACTGTGTACCGTGTCATCCTCccagaacc gaaAGTGGTGTATGCCTCAAAATCATATGCCACCCCACGGAACAGAAGCAGGACGTTGTACACGGGATACTACCGACCCTCACAGCAATCACAGCGATCCACCTTATCCTCTGAGTCCAAGAGCTCTGAACTCTCCAACATTTCTCAGATCACGGACGAGAAAATATCAGACAGAGACGCCTTTGTGTGA
- the LOC133117078 gene encoding claudin-10-like gives MKESFCLTGTLEAIWARMNIRVVQIFGFLFTVLGWIFVACTMAMEYWKITTIGGLGGSNIIKVAWYWSSLWRACFTDSTAVTNCIDFPVLWSVEGYVQAVRGLLMIGLSVGMLGFVLCLTGMECTYIGGKDKHKNRTALTGALCHIIGAMSSFAAYVVYAYHVSDEYLNRFFGDQKYDLGTPLFLGWVGAMFEMTGGVFYCVSVHKLLSQKKPAETENDAESKETEAASKAGSEAGSKSKLYEKSAPDAKPKSVKSRLSSESALSSESSISSKSDLSSRSEESGRGSESSSSSSSGGSTVGSLSSGSRSGRRSANKNSYV, from the exons ATGAAGGAGAGCTTCTGTCTCACAGGGACACTCGAGGCGATCTGGGCCAGGATGAACATCCGAGTGGTGCAGATCTTCGGCTTCCTCTTCACCGTACTGGGCTGGATCTTCGTGGCCTGCACCATGGCCATGGAGTACTGGAAGATCACCACCATTGGAGGGCTGGGCGGATCCAACATCATCAAGGTGGCCTGGTACTGGTCCAGCCTGTGGAGAGCCTGCTTCACCGACTCCACCGCCGTCACCAACTGCATCGACTTCCCTGTGCTCTGGTCCGTGGAAG GCTACGTGCAGGCGGTGCGGGGGCTGCTGATGATCGGGCTCTCAGTGGGCATGCTGGGCTTCGTGCTGTGTCTGACGGGCATGGAATGCACCTACATCGGCGGGAAGGACAAACACAAGAACCGCACGGCTCTCACCGGGGCGCTCTGCCACATCATCGGCG CGATGTCATCATTTGCTGCCTACGTGGTCTACGCGTACCATGTGTCGGATGAATATCTGAACCGCTTTTTTGGGGACCAGAA GTACGATTTAGGAACTCCTCTCTTtcttgggtgggtgggggccATGTTTGAAATGACTGGAGGTGTGTtctactgtgtgtctgtgcacaaaCTTCTCAGCCAGAAGAA GCCCGCTGAGACGGAGAACGACGCAGAGTCAAAGGAAACCGAGGCTGCATCCAAGGCTGGATCCGAGGCTGGATCCAAGTCCAAACTCTACGAGAAATCGGCGCCCGACGCAAAGCCCAAATCTGTCAAATCCAGGCTCTCCTCGGAATCCGCGCTCTCCTCGGAGTCGTCCATTTCCTCGAAGTCGGACCTCTCCTCCAGGTCGGAGGAGAGCGGGCGCGGCAgcgagagcagcagcagcagcagcagcggcggcagcacTGTGGGCTCCCTGTCCAGCGGCAGCAGGAGCGGCAGGAGATCCGCAAACAAGAACTCTTACGTGTGA